One Rhodospirillaceae bacterium DNA segment encodes these proteins:
- a CDS encoding cupin domain-containing protein — MNRAVTNRSGMEMRADAVVARYGLRPHPEGGHYRETFRAPAKPGERAAVTAIYYLLKAGETSAWHRIDAVEIWHHYAGAPLRLSLSSDGRAVTERLLGTGAGAEPHIVVPAGCWQSAVSEGAWTLAGCTVAPAFEFAGFELAPAGWRPGDPPA; from the coding sequence GTGACGAACCGGTCGGGAATGGAGATGAGGGCCGACGCGGTTGTCGCGCGCTACGGGCTGCGGCCGCATCCGGAGGGCGGGCATTACCGCGAGACATTTCGGGCGCCCGCAAAGCCGGGCGAGCGGGCCGCGGTGACCGCCATCTACTACCTGCTGAAGGCCGGCGAGACCTCGGCCTGGCACCGCATCGACGCCGTCGAGATCTGGCACCACTACGCCGGCGCGCCGCTGCGGCTGTCGCTGTCGTCCGACGGCAGGGCGGTGACCGAACGGTTGCTCGGCACGGGGGCCGGCGCCGAGCCGCATATCGTCGTGCCGGCCGGATGCTGGCAGAGCGCGGTGTCCGAAGGCGCGTGGACGCTGGCCGGCTGCACCGTTGCGCCCGCCTTCGAATTTGCCGGCTTCGAACTCGCCCCGGCCGGCTGGCGGCCCGGCGACCCGCCCGCCTGA